ACCTGCCCATTTGTGGGAGCACCAAGGATCAGGTGGGAGAGAAGATTCATACTTGAATCCGAACTCTATAAGCTCCTGGGGTGTCTTATCAGGCATAGTACTCAGCGGTTGGGAAAGCCAGCCACACGGGGAAGGACCTGACAGAAGTACGCAGCTCGCAAAGGAAACTTATGCCGGACAAGTAGGATCGGATGAACATAAGCCAACCTCACTGCGGGGAATAGCAAACAAGCCATCTGTTGCTTAACAGAATTGGACTTGCGCGAAAGCGAGTACAACTGAGGAAACGGATGAGGGAAAACTTCACGTCCGGGACTGTGCGGGGGGCGCTGGGTAACCGGCGTTCCTACCGTGAGAGACTGCGTCCCGCCCCAATCCAGCTAAAGGCGGATGTGCAGCCAATTTATGGTCTGCTAATAAGAGAGTGGTGGGTTGGATCAAAAACAGAAAGGACTCATGGGAGTTTATTCTAGGGATTTAACATAAGAGGGCGTTAGATGCATCAGAAAAACATCTTGCGCAAAGAGTAGGAATATCCTACCTTGTTAAAAAGGGAGGTTGAAAATGAGTACAGTTGAAATAACAAGTATGTCCACTAAAGGGCAAGTTGTAATTCCTGCAAGTATGCGGAAAAAGTTAAACATAAGAGGTGGATCAAAACTGATAGTTGTTCAAGATGGTGAGAGCATTCTTATGAAGCCAATCGAAAGACCAAAACGTGAGGAATTCGATCGGATTATTAAACTTGCTGATGAAATCATGAAAGATTCTGATCTGACTGAAGAAGATGTTGCAGAAGCAATAAAAGAGTCAAGAGCAGCTCGTGCGAATCGTAATTGATACAAATGTAGTTATATCGGGTGTTCTCTTTGGGGGGAATCCCAGAAAAGTGCTAGACTATTGGAAGATGAACTCGTATGAGCTTATTTGCAGTCCAGAAATCATTGATGAGTATGAAGATGTCTTATACAGAATGCTCAATAAGGTGAAGAATTCAAATAGCGAGCTTGTTGAAGCGTTTTTAAGTCTACTAGTAAAAAGTGCCACTTTAATTCATCCCCATCACAATACAAAACTATCTAGAGATCCAGATGATGATGTGTTTGTTAATTGTGCCTTAAGTGGACGAGCACTGTACATAGTGAGTGGCGATCGTGATTTGTTGGACATTGAGGAAGTAGATGGGATAGATATTATCACTGTGCGAGAATTTATTGAAATACTGGAAAAATGAGCATCTAACAAATTAGGATAGACATGACCCCATATTACCCCAGCTCTCAGAAGAGCCAGCAGATGGGTCATTTCTATTCTGGTGTTCGATAAGGCGCGCTTGTTATATGGGGATTGATAAGAAGTCATTGTTTATCATGAAGTTAGTTTCAGTAATCATCACGACCAGTTCTCAATTATCGCTGGTAAT
This region of Candidatus Neomarinimicrobiota bacterium genomic DNA includes:
- a CDS encoding AbrB/MazE/SpoVT family DNA-binding domain-containing protein; its protein translation is MSTVEITSMSTKGQVVIPASMRKKLNIRGGSKLIVVQDGESILMKPIERPKREEFDRIIKLADEIMKDSDLTEEDVAEAIKESRAARANRN
- a CDS encoding putative toxin-antitoxin system toxin component, PIN family, which gives rise to MRIVIDTNVVISGVLFGGNPRKVLDYWKMNSYELICSPEIIDEYEDVLYRMLNKVKNSNSELVEAFLSLLVKSATLIHPHHNTKLSRDPDDDVFVNCALSGRALYIVSGDRDLLDIEEVDGIDIITVREFIEILEK